acgaggggattttctatcaagaggaacaggacttcggggaatatattttagaaccgtttgttcaagaggacctcggtaacgatgcagaaactcgtggtgagtcagtggtggatctaaaggacatatctatgctcgagaagttacttgaggcgaatgacaattatgatgagcctccacccgtcgacccttcaactttgtactcacaagatagtgatagtgatagtgggccagagaaagagaaagagaaagagatggagtatgagagtgagcatgagagcgatgatggctggtgagggtcttttattcttagtatttattatgtcaacatgcttcttaattgcattgtgccttttattcttagtatcttcattttattatgtcaacatgcttcttaattgcattgtgccttttattcttagtatcttcattttattatgtcaacatgcttcttaattgcattgtgccttttattcttagtatcttcatataatatgtctttgtgcttaaccgttttattcttctcaatgcaggatcggacaatatgagcagcggcaaggcagactccgagagcttgcttaagacgccggcgcaggtgaagaggaatattcctagacccactagacggagtgatcgagccccggtgcaaaatccgcgttacgccgatggtaccgatggaggacgaggacgaggaggacgaggtggaggtcgaggacgaggacgaggaggacgaggtggaggacgaggtggcggcggggtacacacggactttgacgagccaccctccgcttctggcgacgtggctcctgagttgtacctagagggtccgtctagtggggaggtggagatggagacggagtctacacacgagtcggactctagggctgagttggaggtgatggaggatgggggtgcgccgaagcccttgaagcttcgtggagaagctagagtccccgatgcgaggaaggagccgaagacccatgatgacaaggcccttatcattccttcgagcgatgagtaagtgtactacttcagaaatttcgaacatgtattttcatcttgggcataataaacaatttggcatgtgtactaatgtgtgatttatATGCACAAACTGGACATGGGATGCCAAGCCCCCCCGCATGCCTAACAGCTTGCTTGGGGCTCTGATTAAGAAGTTCTGGCCCGGCAGATACACTCCCCTTAGCACGGTCCCCGGTGGCCCGACGAAGCTAGCCACaacttgggcggactatgaggatgcccctgccgtaggcttcgcgacagctgctgaggctgtgaccaccaagttctgggtaaggcatatatttctcgagcaccgttcatagttgatgaccctaatgtgctaactcatgactttcacaactgatttatgcatgattgaagtgcttctatcgtgtggacccggagcatgacacgcaggcgcgtctcactttgcgtggcgcttgcgagaggttgacaccgcagcagtggtacaaccaaaagttcaccagcgctagtgccttctgggctaacaagggtaagagggtcaagaaggagtactatgttggtaacgagcctacggaggaatgggcaatgaccattgaggagtacatgtcggtgagtaaaatgtcaatgagattctaca
This Lolium perenne isolate Kyuss_39 chromosome 1, Kyuss_2.0, whole genome shotgun sequence DNA region includes the following protein-coding sequences:
- the LOC139832117 gene encoding uncharacterized protein, with product MPNSLLGALIKKFWPGRYTPLSTVPGGPTKLATTWADYEDAPAVGFATAAEAVTTKFWCFYRVDPEHDTQARLTLRGACERLTPQQWYNQKFTSASAFWANKGKRVKKEYYVGNEPTEEWAMTIEEYMSVCPEWAEQHREAWEELIRARWLRQDDEFAAVSRRNMENRGTGGTHCAGNRDYTRFKGKKPQCRTTSDINARPQQATAQPVDLAVVPPAELLLVDGRPPKYPDSHTAKLLESIKKV